CCGGCAGCGGCTCCGGCCGTGGTCCCCGGGTCTGGGTTCCCGGTAGCCGCTGGGTCCCCGGACCCGGCGACGGCGGACGCACCGACCTCGGCGACACCCTCCCCCTCGAAGCCATCGACCGCATCGCCTGCGACGCCGCGATCAACCGCATCATCCTCGGACCCGACGACGTCCCCATCGCCGTCGGACGCCGCACCCGCCTCGTCCCACCCACCATGCGCCGCGGCCTGGTCGTAAGGGACCAGGGCTGCCGATTCCACTACTGCACCCGCCCACCCCACTGGACCCAAGCCCACCACATCATCCCCTGGACCCACGGCGGACCAACCGACATGAACAACCTCATCCTCCTATGCGGTTTCCATCACCACCGCGTCCACGACGAAGGCTGGACCCTCCAACTCGACGGACAAGAACTCACCATCCGCCGACCCGACGGCACCATCCTCGACCCACCCGACTAGCAACCCCAACAGCCAAAACAGCCGGGCGCCACCCGGCACGCAGGCATGCCGGGACGCCGGCATGCCCACGAGCCTCCGGCGCGCCGAGCCCTCGCCGACCCACACTGGGGCCCCTCGAACCGGCCGAGCCACACTGGGGCCCCTCGAACCGGCCGAGCCACGCTGGGCAAGTCGGCGTGCCCGCTGCGCGTATTCAGAGGTCGTCGAGGATGGCCTCCACCCACACGGAGTCGAGATCGCGATCGTCCAGCGTGGGGTCGAGCGACGTCATTCTGGCGAGGAACGTCGCGCACGATCGTTCCACTTCGGCGTGGTGCTGTTCGTGGGCCTCGAACGGCTCCGTGTAATCGGGTGCGGGATTCGCCCTGAGCAGTTCGACGGCCGCGTACCAGCGCCAGGCGACCTCTACGAACGCCGCCACCGACGCGTTGAAATAGCAGACCGCCGGGCGGTAGAGATCCGGATGGTGAGGGCGCAGCTGTTCGTGGACGTCATCGGTGGTCAACGGGCGCGCGCGGATCCCCATGACCCGTCCGGTGCCGGCGATCGCCCCGACTCGAATCGTGAGGTCCGGATTGAAGTCGGCGCCGTAGACGCCCAACAAGTACAGCTGTGCGTCTGCCGAGATCAGCCGGCGTTCTGGCTCACCGGCAACAGTGGGTTTCAGCGTAGGACGCGAGGCGGGTTGGAGCGTGGGGCGCAGTAGTGGCCCGTCGGGCAGTCCCCACTGCCGCAGCGCCGAACGGTCCGGTTCGGGCAGGTGCCAGTGCTCGACGACCGCATCGAACTGAACCTGCGCCTGCGGCACGATCACCGAAGACAGCGGCGCGCCGAGGAGGGCCAGCATCTCGTCGTAGAGCCTTCGCACTCTCGCCTCCGGGAGCGACGACCGCCGTGGACCGTTCCGGCGTCACCGCCCGACCGGCAGCGACGGCACCGCGCTGGAGTATGCCCACCCGCTGAACGTGATCCCGATCGGACCTCACTCGGTAGCTGCGGCGGCCCTGCTCCGCGCTGCGGCAGCGCCGATCAGATGCACCGCTGGCGTCGTCGGCCAGCCAGGCTCCCTAAATCCGACCCGAAGCGTGAATGAAACGTCGACCCGAAGCGCGTCGTCGGCTGCTCGTTAGAACGGCTGAAACTGTTCGAAGGGCGGCTCGAACGACGGATCGGGCAGTCTCATGGCCCGGCAGCGGGGCACGGTCTCACCAGCCGGGTCGTCACCGATGAACCGGTGGGTGCCGCTGTCGAAGGCGCCGGGGACCTCCGCCCAGCCGAGATTCCGCTCGTAGTAGCGCACCGCGGCCCGCACCGACGGCGTCCAATCATCGTCCAGAACGATCAGGCCACCCGGCCGGACGATCTTCCGGAGGAAGTAGAGGTCGACGACCACCTCGTGGAATCGGTGACTGCCGTCGACGAACGCGGCGTCGGCCAGAACGCCGTCGGTGAGTAGTTGCGGCAGGGCGACCGAGGAAGGGACCGTCAGCAGGCTGGTGATCGAGTCTGCTCCGGCCGAGCGCAGCAGGTTCCATCCGACGTCGGAGAACGCCTGTTGTTGGAACGGATCGATGACGATGTGCCGGGGCTGCGGGGACGCGACGACCAGGAGGGCTTCGGCAATCGCGAGAGCGGAACTGCCGTAGGCGAGCCCAACCTCAACGACCGTCTGTGCCCGGTCGGCGATCAGAAGGTCGCGGAGCAGGTCACAGTCTCGCTCAGGCAGCGTGACGATCTCAAAATCTCGTTCCGGGCCCCGCGTCCACGCCGGACCCTCACGCACGAGCCGGCCACGCGCCTCCCGGACTCGTCCCAGTCGATCGTCGATTCTCACCCACCCCCGTCGGCCATCGGGCCGTTGGCCCTTCAGCGACCGGTCACTTGGTCTCCTCGGCCAGCGCGACGAGGATGCCTGCGGGGCCGCGGAGGTAGCAGAGCCGGTAGCTGTTCTCGTACTGCACCAGCTCGCCGAGGAGTTCGGCGCCGTGTGGCCGCAAGCGATCGACGATGTCGTCGATGTCTTTGACGGCGAACATGACGCGATGGTTGCCCAGCGTGTTCGCCGGAGCGAGCGGGTCAGCGACTCGGCTCGTCGGCGAGTGGTACTTGGTCAGCTCGAGCCGCCCGTGGCCGTCCGGGGTGCGCATCATCGCGATGTCCGATCGGACTCCCTCGAGACCGACCAGGCGATCTACCGCGGCGCCCTCGACCGTCGCCTCGCCTTCCAGCTCCAGCCCGAGTTCGACGAAGAAGGCTTTCGCGGCCGCGAGGTCGTCGACGACGATCGCGATGTTGTCCAACCGCTGGATCGTCCCGCGCCTCGGGTGGGCGTTCGGCTGGCCGGTGTCATCCATGACGATCTCCATTCGGATCTCGTGACCGAGGTTCCGGGGCCGGATGCTCGGTGCCCGCCCACGACGCACCAGGCTATGCGGTCATAGATCCGGCTGGATTGCCCGGGGCGCTGGACCCCACGTCGGGTCAGGCGTAGCGGCTGGAGGGCTCCGGGAGGCCGAGGTTCTCGCGGTGGGTGGCGCCCCGGTACTCACCGGTGTAGACGCCACGTTTCCGCAGCTCCGGTACGACCAGCTCGACGAACTGCTCGACGCCGACCGGGATCGACGAGAACGCGAGCATGAACCCGTCGGCGGCACCGCCGGTGAACCGCTCGGTCATCCAGTCGGCGATCCGGTCCGGGGTGCCCGCGAGGAACCGCCGCCGCAGCATCGCCCGGTTGACCTCGCGCAGCGTGAACGTGCCCTCCCCCACGACCCGCCGGATCTGCTCGTACACCGACTTGACCTGGTTGGTCGGCACCGAGAGGTCCGGCTGGAACTTCTCGTCCATCGGATGGCTGCTCACGTCGAAGTGCAGGTAGTGCGAGAGCCAGTCCAGCGACAACCGGTCCGGGGTCAGCGACTCGATGAGATCGAGGTACTCGTCCGCCTCGCGTTGCGTCTCACCGACGATCGGGGAGAGCGCGGGCAGGACCTTGAGGTGATCGGGGTTGCGGCCGTTGGCCGCGGCCCGGCGTTTGTAGTCGTCGTAGAGCGCCTGCGCGCCGCGGATCCCGCCGCCGTCGAGCGTGAAGACCGCCTCCGCGGTCGCTCCCGCCAACGCCCGACCCGCCTCGGACGCCCCGGCCTGGAACAACACCGGACGCCCCTGCGGTGGGCGGGCGATGTTCAGCGGACCGCGGACGGTGAAGAACTCGCCGCGGTGGTCGAGGCGGTGCAGCTTGCTGGCGTCGGCGAAGTAGCCCGACTCTTTGTCGTAGCGGAACGCGTCGTCGTCCCAGCTGTCCCACAGCCCGTTGACGACGTCGATGAACTCCGCCGCCCGCCGGTACCGGACCGCGTGGTCGAGGTTCGCGTCCCGGCCGAAGTTCCAGGCTTCCTCGTCGCTCGCGCTGGTGACGACGTTCCAGCCCGCGCGACCGCTGCTCAGGAAGTCCAGCGACGCGAGCTTGCGGGCGACGTGGTAGGGCTCGTTGTACGTGGTCGAGACCGTGGCCGCGAGGCCGATCTGCTCGGAGACCTGGGACAACGCGCCGAGGAGCGTGAACGGCTCGGTGCGGATGTTGACGACGTGGTCGATGCCGGAGGCAAACCGGTCCCAGACGTACAGCTCGTCGGCGATGAACAGCGTCGCGAAGCCGCCGCGCTCGGCGGTCCGGGCGAAGTCCCGGTAGTAGCCGACGTCGAGGTACCGCTCGGGCTGCGCGCCGGGTAACCGCCAGCTGGCGAGGTGCTCGCCGCCCGGATAGAAGATCATCGCGCCAAGGATCATCGACGGCTCGCTCATGACGTACCCGACACTCCCCGATCGTCTGGTATTCCCAGTTCTTCACTCGGAAAGATAGCCCTTGCCGGGCGGAATATCTGTCGTCGGCTGGCCTTGTACGAAATTAGAGGTTCCGTACGACGAGAAGGAGAAAGTGGCATGGCCGAGAGACTGGTACTCAAGCCCGGCCCCGATCACCCGATCACGGTCACCCCGAGCACCGACCGGGTCGTCGTCACGGTGGCCGGAAAGGTCGTCGCGGACAGCCGGAACGCGCTGGCGCTGCAGGAGGCGTCCTACCCGCCGGTGCTCTACGTCCCGCTGGCCGACGTCGACCAGTCCCTGCTCGAGCGCAGCGCGACCGAGAGCTACTGCCCGTACAAGGGCGACGCGTCGTACTACTCGATCCCGGCCGGCGGTGACAAGGCCGTCGACGCGATCTGGGAGTACCGCGCGCCGCACCAGCCGGTCGCCGAGATCAAGGACCACGTCGCGTTCTATCCCGACCGGGTCGACTCGATCTCGGTCGACGCCTAGAAGCCGGCCCCTAGAACAGGGCCCCTAGAACAGGGCCCCCTAGAACAGGGTCAGCGGTTCGACCGGGGCGGGGTCCGGGAGCGGGTCCAGCGCAGGCACGCGAGCCCGGACCTCGTCGTGGAAGCGGCGGGCGAGCGCCGGGGCGTCCGCGTTGTCGGGCGTGTGGACGAAGACCGTCGGCGAGCGGCCCTCGCGGAGCCACTCGACGACGGTCTCGACCCACGGCTGCCAGCCCTCGACGGTCCGCGCGACCTCGTCGCGTCCGAGGTACCGGACGATCGGCCGGTCGGTGAGCGCGACCGCGCGCCGGGCCACCCGCGGCTTCTTCGTCCACGCGTCGCGCTCGGCGTCGCTCGTCGGTGCGGACCGGAAGAACGCCGTGGTGTCGAACGGCACCCATTCGGCGCCGGCGCGCGTCAGCACGTCCTCCAGCTCCGCGGTCGCACGGGCGTCGTCGAAAAACGCCGGGTGCCGCACCTCGACCGCGTACCGGAAGGATCCGGGCAGCCGCCGGAGGAAGTTCGCGAGCAGCGGCACGTCGGCGGGGCCGAACGACCCCGGCAACTGCACCCACAGCGCGTCGGCGCGCGGGCCGAGCGGCTCGACCGCGTCGAGGAACGCCCGAACCTCCTGCTCGACGCCGGTGAAACGACGCTCGTGCGTCACGGCCTTCGGGAACTTCACGACGAACCGGAAGTCGGGGCCGGTCTGCGCGGCCCAGGTGGCCACCGTCTCACGGGTCGGCGTCGCGTAGAACGTCGTGTTGCCCTCGACCGCGTCGCACCACCCCGCGTAGGCCCGCAGACGCTCCCCGGCCGGCAGCGGATGCGGCAGGAACCGTCCCTGCCAGGCCTTGTGCGTCCACATCGCGCAGCCCACGGCAAGACGCACGTCCCCGACCTACTCCCTCTCGACGATCGACCGCTCCAGCCTAGGTCGCCAGGAGCGCCGACGGCGTCGCGCGGCCGGGCTCGGGTTCCTCGTCGCCGCGCCGCGGCTCCGGAGCACCGGATTCGGTGCCGGGCTCGTCGTCGGTGACCGGGTCGTCGGTCAGGCGGCTGCCGCGGACGTCGCGCAGCAGCTCGTAGCCGGCGATCACCAGCGCGACGAGCATCAGCGCGGACAGCACCTTCCGGTCGACGTACGTCCCCGGCGGCCCACCCCGCAGCATGAACGGCAAATACGACAAGAACGACGCCACTTGGACGAGAAGCGGCAGGTACCAGCGGCGCGGCACGTAGAACGCGAGGATCAGCGTCAGCACGTCGGCGAGGTAGAAGTAACGCTCGTGCATCCGGGGCTGGAGGAACGGCACCAGGATCCCGAAACAGGCAGCCGCGGTGACGATCCGCGTCCGGTCCAGTTCGGTGCGCGTCGCGGTGAGCACCCAGCAGATGCCGAGCACCGCCGCGGCGGCGAGCAGCGTCCCGATCGCGGCCATCTCCACGGCGCCGACCCGCACGTCGAAGAACTGGTAGATCGTGGGTCCGCCGCGGACCAGGCGCTTCGGGTCGTCGAGCTGGTGGAAGTAGAGCGTCAGCACCTCGATCGGGTCCCGCCCGATCAGCATGATCGGGACGTCGACCGCCACGTAGACGACCGGCGCGATGAGCAACGTCCGCCAGCGCACCAGGCCGCCCAGCAGCAGCAGCGCCAGCACCGGGAAGATGAAGATGCCCAGCGGCTTGAACGCGTAGGCCAGCGCGCAGAACGAGACCGCGAGCCACGGCCGGTCACGCAAGAAGAAGTAGAGCGCGCCGACGCAGAACGAGGCCCAGATCGAGTCGCACTGGCCGTACATCGACGCGTTCACGACCACGGTCGGCAGGAACACCGTGATCAGCGCGGCCGCCGCCGGGATCCGCCAGCCGGTGTACTTGAGCGCCACGATCCGGTAGACGAACCAGGCGAGCACCACGTCGAACACGACGAAGATCGCCTTGAGGTTGAACAGCAGCTCACCGGGCAGCCAACCGGCCAGCATGAGCAGGTAGAGGAACGGCGCGTTGTAGTTGCCGACCGCCGAGTCCCAGCCGTGTTCTTGTAAGTGGGCGTACCAGTCGAAGAAGACCTGCATGTCGGCGGTGACGTAGTTCCGCCCGACGAATCGGGCCGCTACCGCGAGGACCACCAGCGCGGCGAGCACCGCCCACTCCGCGGGGGGCACCGAACGCAGGCGTTGAAGTGTCATGCGAGGAGAACTCCGTCGACCGGTGGGCGTGAGTGACGATCGTAAACGCCGCGTCACCCGCCGAGTACTTGCCGGTGCCAACCTCTGGACCGGAGGTTAAGGGTGAATCAATTCGGCGGGTGCGGATGAACCGGATGGAGTCGCCCTACTAGTCTGAGAGTTCTCTCAGGAACCACCTGCGTCCGCCTGGTCGGCAGGCGTCACCGATCGCTTGGAGTCCCCATCCGATGACCGCTGCCGTCGGTACTCGCGCGTCCGTACGCCCTCGCGAGCTGTACCTGGACGCGCTGAGAACCGCGGCGATCGTGCGAGTGGTCGTGTACCACTCGTTCGGCGGGGCGTGGCTGAGCTGGGCTTTCCCCGCGATGGGCGTCATGTTCGCGCTCGCCGGCGGGCTGATGGTGAAGTCGCTGGACCGGCAGCCGGCCGCGACCGTGATCCGGAACCGGGTGCGCCGATTACTGCCCGCACTCTGGCTGTTCGGTGCCGTGATGATCCCGGTGATGATCTGGCAGGGCGGGGCGCTGAGCACCTGGTCCGATTCGGACACCGGTGACCCGATCCCCCTCTGGCACCTGGTGTTCTGGCTGGTGCCGATCTTCGACCCGCCCGGCAACGAGTGGGGCGAGAACGTCACGGTCGTGCTCTGGTACCTGCGGACCTACCTCTGGCTGGTGGCGCTCAGCCCGCTGCTGCTCCGGGCGTTCCGCCGGTGGCCGATCCCGACGCTCCTGCTCCCGCTCAGCATTCTGTTCATGCAGGCGCTCGACGTCGTCCCGAACGCGGACGACGGCATGGTCTGGGCGCTCCTGTCCGACCTGGGGATCTTCGCGCCGTGCTGGATGCTGGGATTCGCGCACCGCACCGGAGGCCTCGCCAAGGTGCCGATCCCGGCGCTGGCGACGTTCGTCGTGGGCGCGGCTGCAGGTGGCATCGTCTGGGCGCTGTCGCACCCGCTGGAGACCGACGACGGCAACTCCTACGACCTCAACGGGATCCCGGTCGCGCAGGCGCTCTGGTCGCTCGCGGTGATCGTCCCGCTGCTGCGGTTCG
The genomic region above belongs to Cryptosporangium aurantiacum and contains:
- a CDS encoding HNH endonuclease; the encoded protein is GSGSGRGPRVWVPGSRWVPGPGDGGRTDLGDTLPLEAIDRIACDAAINRIILGPDDVPIAVGRRTRLVPPTMRRGLVVRDQGCRFHYCTRPPHWTQAHHIIPWTHGGPTDMNNLILLCGFHHHRVHDEGWTLQLDGQELTIRRPDGTILDPPD
- a CDS encoding SUKH-4 family immunity protein; this encodes MLALLGAPLSSVIVPQAQVQFDAVVEHWHLPEPDRSALRQWGLPDGPLLRPTLQPASRPTLKPTVAGEPERRLISADAQLYLLGVYGADFNPDLTIRVGAIAGTGRVMGIRARPLTTDDVHEQLRPHHPDLYRPAVCYFNASVAAFVEVAWRWYAAVELLRANPAPDYTEPFEAHEQHHAEVERSCATFLARMTSLDPTLDDRDLDSVWVEAILDDL
- a CDS encoding class I SAM-dependent methyltransferase, with amino-acid sequence MREGPAWTRGPERDFEIVTLPERDCDLLRDLLIADRAQTVVEVGLAYGSSALAIAEALLVVASPQPRHIVIDPFQQQAFSDVGWNLLRSAGADSITSLLTVPSSVALPQLLTDGVLADAAFVDGSHRFHEVVVDLYFLRKIVRPGGLIVLDDDWTPSVRAAVRYYERNLGWAEVPGAFDSGTHRFIGDDPAGETVPRCRAMRLPDPSFEPPFEQFQPF
- a CDS encoding VOC family protein, which gives rise to MDDTGQPNAHPRRGTIQRLDNIAIVVDDLAAAKAFFVELGLELEGEATVEGAAVDRLVGLEGVRSDIAMMRTPDGHGRLELTKYHSPTSRVADPLAPANTLGNHRVMFAVKDIDDIVDRLRPHGAELLGELVQYENSYRLCYLRGPAGILVALAEETK
- a CDS encoding LLM class flavin-dependent oxidoreductase, with translation MSEPSMILGAMIFYPGGEHLASWRLPGAQPERYLDVGYYRDFARTAERGGFATLFIADELYVWDRFASGIDHVVNIRTEPFTLLGALSQVSEQIGLAATVSTTYNEPYHVARKLASLDFLSSGRAGWNVVTSASDEEAWNFGRDANLDHAVRYRRAAEFIDVVNGLWDSWDDDAFRYDKESGYFADASKLHRLDHRGEFFTVRGPLNIARPPQGRPVLFQAGASEAGRALAGATAEAVFTLDGGGIRGAQALYDDYKRRAAANGRNPDHLKVLPALSPIVGETQREADEYLDLIESLTPDRLSLDWLSHYLHFDVSSHPMDEKFQPDLSVPTNQVKSVYEQIRRVVGEGTFTLREVNRAMLRRRFLAGTPDRIADWMTERFTGGAADGFMLAFSSIPVGVEQFVELVVPELRKRGVYTGEYRGATHRENLGLPEPSSRYA
- a CDS encoding DUF427 domain-containing protein, which encodes MAERLVLKPGPDHPITVTPSTDRVVVTVAGKVVADSRNALALQEASYPPVLYVPLADVDQSLLERSATESYCPYKGDASYYSIPAGGDKAVDAIWEYRAPHQPVAEIKDHVAFYPDRVDSISVDA
- a CDS encoding DUF72 domain-containing protein, producing MRLAVGCAMWTHKAWQGRFLPHPLPAGERLRAYAGWCDAVEGNTTFYATPTRETVATWAAQTGPDFRFVVKFPKAVTHERRFTGVEQEVRAFLDAVEPLGPRADALWVQLPGSFGPADVPLLANFLRRLPGSFRYAVEVRHPAFFDDARATAELEDVLTRAGAEWVPFDTTAFFRSAPTSDAERDAWTKKPRVARRAVALTDRPIVRYLGRDEVARTVEGWQPWVETVVEWLREGRSPTVFVHTPDNADAPALARRFHDEVRARVPALDPLPDPAPVEPLTLF
- a CDS encoding glycosyltransferase 87 family protein, encoding MTLQRLRSVPPAEWAVLAALVVLAVAARFVGRNYVTADMQVFFDWYAHLQEHGWDSAVGNYNAPFLYLLMLAGWLPGELLFNLKAIFVVFDVVLAWFVYRIVALKYTGWRIPAAAALITVFLPTVVVNASMYGQCDSIWASFCVGALYFFLRDRPWLAVSFCALAYAFKPLGIFIFPVLALLLLGGLVRWRTLLIAPVVYVAVDVPIMLIGRDPIEVLTLYFHQLDDPKRLVRGGPTIYQFFDVRVGAVEMAAIGTLLAAAAVLGICWVLTATRTELDRTRIVTAAACFGILVPFLQPRMHERYFYLADVLTLILAFYVPRRWYLPLLVQVASFLSYLPFMLRGGPPGTYVDRKVLSALMLVALVIAGYELLRDVRGSRLTDDPVTDDEPGTESGAPEPRRGDEEPEPGRATPSALLAT